In Amycolatopsis endophytica, the following are encoded in one genomic region:
- a CDS encoding DUF5134 domain-containing protein produces the protein MNLPAVLAWSLTVAFALLAVPSVVRLVRLDATTTADTRQMDLAELLMVLAMLAMVSPLGGPVPAAGWQAILVLTAGWFFVAAVRGRRCCAVHHLVSAAAMLYLITAMPGHPDGPWLSMPGGKLAWPVLALAALAYFAVDIVRSGIVGARWARTESLRDHRAVRQVCRALMGAGMVSMLVSGL, from the coding sequence GTGGCGTTCGCGCTGCTGGCGGTACCCAGCGTGGTCCGGCTGGTGCGCCTGGACGCCACCACCACGGCGGACACGCGGCAGATGGACCTCGCCGAGTTGCTGATGGTCCTGGCGATGCTCGCGATGGTCTCACCGCTCGGCGGGCCCGTTCCGGCCGCCGGGTGGCAGGCGATCCTCGTGCTCACGGCGGGCTGGTTCTTCGTCGCCGCGGTGCGGGGGCGCCGCTGTTGCGCGGTGCACCACCTGGTCTCCGCCGCGGCGATGCTGTACCTGATCACCGCGATGCCCGGTCACCCCGACGGGCCGTGGTTGTCGATGCCGGGTGGCAAGCTCGCCTGGCCCGTGCTCGCGCTGGCCGCGCTCGCCTACTTCGCCGTCGACATCGTCCGCTCCGGCATCGTCGGTGCGCGGTGGGCGCGCACGGAAAGCCTGCGCGACCACCGCGCGGTGCGGCAGGTGTGCCGGGCCCTGATGGGCGCCGGAATGGTCTCCATGCTGGTCAGCGGTCTGTAA
- a CDS encoding MaoC/PaaZ C-terminal domain-containing protein — translation MPIDPDVALGAELDELTFAWTSSDVLLYHLALGAGAKPTDPRELRYTYERDLRVLPTFATVAANLRVFDPPVVSFPGIEIDLAKVVHGTQAVTVHRPIPVEGEATARTRIVDIQDKGKAAVIVNETSVVSSDGSPLWTARSSIFARGEGGFGGPRGSSSRVELPDREPDAVIDTPTLPQQALLYRLCGDRNPLHIDPEFARSAGFDVPILHGLCTYGVVAKAVTDALLDADVTRVGSFSARFAGIVLPGETLRTKVWRTDDGLVLTTTAVERDAPVLADAVLVFTDR, via the coding sequence TTGCCCATCGATCCCGACGTCGCCCTCGGCGCCGAACTCGACGAGCTGACCTTCGCCTGGACGTCCTCCGACGTGCTGCTCTACCACCTGGCGCTGGGCGCGGGTGCCAAGCCGACGGATCCGCGGGAGCTGCGCTACACCTACGAGCGGGACCTTCGCGTGCTGCCGACGTTCGCGACGGTGGCGGCGAACCTGCGTGTGTTCGATCCCCCGGTGGTGTCTTTTCCCGGCATCGAGATCGATCTGGCGAAGGTCGTGCACGGGACGCAGGCGGTCACCGTGCACCGGCCGATCCCGGTCGAGGGCGAGGCGACCGCGCGGACCCGGATCGTGGACATCCAGGACAAGGGCAAGGCGGCGGTGATCGTCAACGAGACGTCGGTGGTTTCGTCGGACGGTTCGCCGTTGTGGACGGCCCGGTCGAGCATCTTCGCCCGCGGCGAGGGCGGGTTCGGCGGTCCGCGGGGCTCGTCGTCGCGCGTCGAGCTGCCGGACCGCGAGCCGGACGCGGTGATCGACACGCCGACGCTGCCGCAGCAGGCGCTGCTGTACCGGCTGTGCGGCGACCGGAACCCGCTGCACATCGACCCGGAGTTCGCCCGATCGGCGGGCTTCGACGTGCCGATCCTGCACGGGCTGTGCACGTACGGTGTGGTCGCGAAGGCCGTGACGGATGCGTTGCTGGACGCCGATGTCACCCGGGTGGGTTCGTTCTCCGCACGCTTCGCCGGAATCGTGCTGCCCGGCGAAACGCTGCGGACGAAGGTGTGGCGCACGGACGACGGCCTGGTGCTGACGACCACGGCCGTGGAGCGGGACGCCCCCGTGCTGGCGGACGCCGTGCTGGTGTTTACAGACCGCTGA
- a CDS encoding ferredoxin--NADP reductase has product MPDSYALTVAEVIAETAEASSIVFDVPEEHVSVFRYRPGQFLTLRAGEVARCYSLSSAPHEGSRLKVTVKRTEGGYGSNWLCDNVSAGSSVDVLPPSGVFTPESLDADLLLFAGGSGITPVMAILKSALRHGSGRIVLVYANRDETSVIFASELAAMAREHPERLVLVHWLESVQGLPSVTQLRELARPYAEFDAFLCGPEAFMTAGKQALKDLGMPRKRIHLERFVSLGGNPFEDRASAAASDEAGTTELSVDLDGSQHSFSWPRQEKLLDFLLARGLDAPYSCREGQCSACACRIVSGEVKMLNNEILDSEDIDDGIVLACQSVPLTDEVSVTYE; this is encoded by the coding sequence ATGCCGGATAGCTACGCGCTGACCGTCGCCGAGGTGATCGCGGAAACGGCCGAGGCATCCTCGATCGTGTTCGACGTGCCCGAGGAGCACGTCTCGGTGTTCCGTTACCGGCCAGGCCAGTTCCTGACGCTGCGGGCGGGCGAGGTGGCGCGCTGCTACTCGTTGTCCAGCGCGCCGCACGAGGGTTCGCGGCTCAAGGTGACGGTCAAGCGCACCGAGGGCGGGTACGGGTCGAACTGGTTGTGCGACAACGTCTCCGCTGGGTCCAGTGTGGACGTGCTGCCACCTTCCGGGGTGTTCACGCCGGAATCGCTGGACGCCGATCTGCTGTTGTTCGCGGGTGGCAGCGGGATCACACCGGTGATGGCCATCCTGAAATCGGCGCTGCGTCACGGGTCGGGGCGGATCGTGCTGGTGTACGCGAACCGGGACGAGACTTCGGTGATCTTCGCGTCCGAGCTGGCCGCGATGGCGCGGGAGCATCCGGAGCGGCTGGTGCTGGTGCACTGGCTGGAAAGCGTGCAGGGGCTGCCGTCGGTGACGCAGCTGCGCGAGCTGGCGCGGCCCTACGCGGAGTTCGACGCGTTCCTGTGCGGTCCGGAGGCGTTCATGACCGCCGGGAAGCAGGCGTTGAAAGACCTCGGGATGCCGCGCAAGCGGATCCACCTGGAGCGGTTCGTGTCGCTGGGCGGGAACCCGTTCGAGGACCGGGCTTCCGCGGCGGCTTCCGACGAGGCCGGAACGACCGAGCTGTCCGTGGACCTGGACGGCTCGCAGCACTCGTTTTCCTGGCCTCGCCAGGAGAAGCTGCTGGACTTCCTGCTGGCCCGCGGGCTGGACGCGCCGTACTCGTGCCGCGAGGGACAGTGCAGCGCGTGCGCGTGCCGGATCGTCTCCGGTGAGGTGAAGATGCTGAACAACGAGATCCTGGATTCCGAGGACATCGACGACGGCATCGTGCTGGCGTGTCAGTCGGTACCGTTGACCGACGAGGTTTCGGTCACCTACGAGTAG
- a CDS encoding Rieske 2Fe-2S domain-containing protein — MMTEIRTIDAGAPPARFARGWHCLGLADTFRDGKPHAIEAFGTKLVVFAGEDGTLNVLDAYCRHMGGDLSQGSVKGNEVACPFHDWRWSGNGKCASIPYAKRVPLRARTRSWLTLEENKQLFVWHDPQGNPPPEDVVIPRIDGIFSGEWSNWTWDSVLIEGSNCREIIDNMVDMAHFFYIHYAFPTYFKNVFEGHIATQYLNTKGRPDVGMASNYGGEDNLLRSEASYFGPSYMINTLLNTYKGFEIENVLINCHYPVTPTSFVLQWGVSVKKLPGVDDEQADKIAGKFAKGIGVGFLQDVEIWRNKSRIDNPLLCEEDGPVYQLRRWYEQFYTDVEDVTEDMTRRFEFEVDTTKANEVWAQEVAENLARQQEAGVAG; from the coding sequence ATGATGACTGAGATCCGCACGATCGACGCGGGTGCGCCGCCGGCGCGGTTCGCCCGTGGCTGGCACTGCCTGGGGCTGGCCGACACCTTCCGCGACGGGAAACCCCACGCCATCGAGGCGTTCGGCACCAAACTCGTGGTGTTCGCGGGCGAGGACGGCACACTCAACGTCCTGGACGCCTACTGCCGCCACATGGGCGGCGATCTGAGCCAGGGCAGTGTCAAAGGCAACGAGGTGGCCTGCCCGTTCCACGACTGGCGCTGGAGCGGCAACGGCAAATGTGCCTCGATCCCCTACGCCAAACGGGTTCCGCTGCGTGCCCGCACGCGCTCGTGGCTCACGCTGGAAGAGAACAAGCAGCTGTTCGTGTGGCACGACCCGCAGGGCAATCCGCCGCCCGAGGACGTCGTGATCCCGCGCATCGACGGCATTTTCAGCGGCGAGTGGAGCAACTGGACCTGGGATTCGGTGCTGATCGAGGGCTCCAACTGCCGCGAGATCATCGACAACATGGTCGACATGGCGCACTTCTTCTACATCCACTACGCCTTCCCGACCTACTTCAAGAACGTGTTCGAGGGCCACATCGCGACGCAGTACCTCAACACCAAGGGCCGCCCGGATGTCGGCATGGCGTCCAACTACGGCGGCGAGGACAACCTGCTGCGCTCGGAGGCGTCCTACTTCGGCCCGTCGTACATGATCAACACGCTGCTGAACACGTACAAGGGCTTCGAGATCGAGAACGTCCTGATCAACTGCCACTACCCGGTCACGCCGACGTCGTTCGTGCTCCAGTGGGGCGTCAGCGTGAAGAAGCTGCCCGGTGTGGACGACGAGCAGGCCGACAAGATCGCGGGCAAGTTCGCCAAGGGCATCGGGGTCGGGTTCCTGCAGGACGTGGAGATCTGGCGCAACAAGTCCCGCATCGACAACCCGCTGCTGTGCGAGGAGGACGGCCCGGTCTACCAGCTGCGCCGCTGGTACGAGCAGTTCTACACCGACGTCGAGGACGTCACCGAGGACATGACGCGGCGGTTCGAGTTCGAGGTGGACACCACCAAGGCCAACGAGGTGTGGGCCCAGGAGGTCGCCGAGAACCTGGCCCGCCAGCAGGAGGCGGGGGTCGCGGGATGA
- the kstD gene encoding 3-oxosteroid 1-dehydrogenase has protein sequence MTDEFDVVVVGSGAAGMTAALAAADAGLSVVVIEKAAKFGGSTARSGGGVWIPDNEALRAAGIEDTPERARAYLEAIVGDVVPAEMRRAFLDHGPEVVSFVHAKTPLRLQWVPGYSDYHPEAPGGRPGGRSVEPKPFDGALLGSELANLEPPYSGAPMGVPITQADYRWLSLLARHPKGALRVLRLGARWLTGLVRRQRLLSMGQALAAGLRAGLLRAGVPVWLDTPLLDLVTEDERVTGVVVRRNGREQTVRARLGVVLAAGGFEHNEEMRAKYQRSPIGTEWTVGAKANTGDGITAGLKLGASVALMDDAWWGPTIPLTGGPWFALAERSRPGCILVNTRGERFVNESAPYVEAVHAMYGEGDGPGKNIPTWLIFDQRYRDRYMFTGVGPRQKLPGRWFKAGIVAKAPTLAELAARIEVPGAALEATVERFNGFARTGTDEDFRRGRSAYDHYYGDPRQKPNPSLGPLDKAPFYAVKIVPGDLGTKGGLRTDTHARVLREDGSVIPGLYAAGNSSAAVMGHTYAGPGATIGPAMVFGFLASRHLATQNRTGGR, from the coding sequence ATGACCGACGAGTTCGACGTCGTGGTCGTCGGCAGCGGAGCCGCCGGCATGACCGCCGCACTCGCGGCCGCCGACGCCGGCCTGTCCGTCGTGGTGATCGAGAAGGCGGCGAAGTTCGGCGGATCCACGGCCCGATCGGGAGGCGGGGTGTGGATCCCGGACAACGAGGCGCTGCGCGCGGCCGGCATCGAGGACACGCCGGAGCGGGCGCGGGCCTACCTCGAAGCGATCGTCGGGGATGTCGTCCCGGCCGAAATGCGCCGGGCCTTCCTCGACCACGGGCCCGAGGTGGTGTCGTTCGTGCACGCCAAGACGCCGTTGCGGCTGCAGTGGGTGCCGGGCTACTCGGACTACCACCCCGAGGCGCCCGGCGGACGGCCCGGCGGGCGGTCGGTCGAGCCGAAGCCGTTCGACGGCGCCCTGCTCGGCAGCGAACTGGCGAACCTCGAACCGCCCTACAGCGGGGCACCGATGGGGGTGCCGATCACCCAGGCGGACTACCGCTGGCTGAGCCTGCTCGCCCGGCACCCCAAGGGCGCGCTGCGCGTGCTGCGGCTCGGCGCCCGCTGGCTGACCGGGCTCGTGCGGCGGCAGCGACTGCTGTCCATGGGCCAGGCGCTGGCCGCCGGGCTGCGCGCGGGCCTGCTCCGCGCCGGCGTGCCGGTGTGGCTGGACACTCCCCTGCTCGATCTGGTGACCGAGGACGAGCGGGTCACCGGTGTGGTGGTCCGGCGGAACGGGCGCGAGCAGACCGTGCGGGCGCGCCTGGGGGTCGTGCTCGCGGCGGGCGGCTTCGAGCACAACGAGGAGATGCGCGCGAAGTACCAGCGCAGCCCCATCGGCACCGAGTGGACCGTGGGCGCGAAGGCCAACACCGGCGACGGGATCACCGCCGGGCTCAAGCTCGGCGCGTCCGTCGCCCTGATGGACGACGCGTGGTGGGGCCCGACGATCCCGCTCACCGGCGGCCCGTGGTTCGCCCTCGCCGAACGGTCGCGGCCCGGCTGCATCCTGGTCAACACGCGCGGCGAGCGGTTCGTCAACGAGTCGGCGCCCTACGTCGAGGCCGTCCACGCCATGTACGGCGAGGGCGACGGGCCCGGGAAGAACATCCCGACCTGGCTGATCTTCGACCAGCGTTACCGTGACCGGTACATGTTCACCGGCGTGGGCCCACGGCAGAAGCTGCCCGGCCGCTGGTTCAAAGCGGGCATCGTGGCCAAAGCGCCCACGCTGGCCGAACTCGCGGCGCGCATCGAGGTGCCGGGCGCGGCGCTGGAGGCGACCGTCGAGCGCTTCAACGGCTTCGCCCGCACCGGCACCGACGAGGACTTCCGGCGCGGGCGCAGCGCCTACGACCACTACTACGGCGACCCGCGCCAGAAACCCAACCCCAGCCTCGGCCCGCTGGACAAAGCCCCGTTCTACGCGGTCAAGATCGTGCCCGGTGACCTGGGCACGAAGGGCGGGCTGCGCACCGACACCCACGCGCGCGTGCTGCGCGAGGACGGGTCTGTCATCCCCGGGTTGTACGCGGCCGGGAACAGCAGCGCCGCGGTCATGGGACACACCTACGCCGGGCCGGGCGCCACCATCGGGCCGGCGATGGTCTTCGGGTTCCTTGCCTCACGCCACCTGGCCACCCAGAATCGCACTGGAGGTCGATGA
- the hsaA gene encoding 3-hydroxy-9,10-secoandrosta-1,3,5(10)-triene-9,17-dione monooxygenase oxygenase subunit, translated as MTDQDGRGVLAGVRDLLPVLRERAQETEDARRIPDESIKALQETGFFKLLQPKTFGGYEADPVTFYTAVKLLAGACGSTGWVASILGVHPWHLGLFEAQAQQDVWGEDVDVRISSSYAPMGKATVVEGGYRLTGRWSFSSGCDHATWVFLGGPAFDADGKPVDFCTYLLPIGDYTIEDVWDTVGLSGTGSNDIVVDDAFIPAHRALSFQATSKCRTPGQKINPGPLYRLPYGSVHPSTITAPIIGMAQGAYDAHVEHQRNRVRAAYMGEQSKEDPFAKVRVAEAASEIDAAWLQLTHNIDELYQLACRGEKLPFATRLRVRRDQVRGTERAIAAVDRLFENSGGRALKRGTPIQRFWRDAHAGRVHAANDPERAYIMYGNGEFGVPVENAMV; from the coding sequence ATGACCGATCAGGATGGTCGCGGGGTGCTGGCCGGGGTCCGGGACCTGCTTCCCGTTCTGCGGGAACGGGCCCAGGAGACCGAGGACGCGCGGCGCATTCCCGACGAGTCGATCAAGGCACTGCAGGAGACCGGGTTCTTCAAGCTGCTGCAGCCGAAGACCTTCGGCGGCTACGAGGCCGACCCGGTGACCTTCTACACCGCGGTGAAACTGCTGGCAGGCGCGTGCGGATCGACCGGATGGGTCGCCTCGATCCTCGGTGTGCACCCGTGGCACCTCGGCCTGTTCGAGGCGCAGGCGCAGCAGGACGTGTGGGGCGAGGACGTCGACGTGCGGATCTCGTCGTCGTACGCGCCGATGGGCAAGGCGACCGTGGTCGAGGGCGGGTACCGGCTGACCGGCCGGTGGAGCTTTTCCTCCGGCTGCGACCACGCGACCTGGGTGTTCCTGGGCGGGCCCGCGTTCGACGCCGACGGCAAACCGGTCGACTTCTGCACCTACCTGCTGCCGATCGGCGATTACACGATCGAGGACGTCTGGGACACCGTGGGCCTGTCCGGCACCGGCAGCAACGACATCGTCGTGGACGACGCGTTCATCCCCGCGCACCGCGCGCTGAGCTTCCAGGCCACCTCGAAGTGCCGCACGCCGGGGCAGAAGATCAACCCGGGGCCACTGTACCGGCTGCCCTACGGTTCGGTGCACCCCTCGACGATCACCGCGCCGATCATCGGCATGGCGCAGGGCGCTTACGACGCGCACGTCGAGCACCAGCGCAACCGCGTGCGCGCCGCGTACATGGGCGAGCAGTCCAAAGAGGACCCGTTCGCCAAGGTGCGCGTCGCCGAGGCGGCCAGCGAGATCGACGCGGCGTGGCTGCAGCTGACCCACAACATCGACGAGCTGTACCAGCTGGCCTGCCGCGGGGAGAAGCTGCCGTTCGCCACACGCCTGCGCGTGCGGCGGGACCAGGTGCGCGGCACCGAGCGCGCGATCGCCGCGGTGGACCGGCTCTTCGAGAACTCCGGTGGCCGGGCGCTCAAGCGCGGCACGCCGATCCAGCGGTTCTGGCGCGACGCCCACGCCGGGCGCGTGCACGCGGCGAACGACCCCGAGCGCGCCTACATCATGTACGGCAACGGCGAGTTCGGTGTCCCCGTCGAGAATGCGATGGTGTGA
- the hsaD gene encoding 4,5:9,10-diseco-3-hydroxy-5,9,17-trioxoandrosta-1(10),2-diene-4-oate hydrolase produces MTEGKYADVGDGLRLHYHESGAEHAETVVLLHGGGPGASAWSNFGRNVPVFAKSFRVLAVDQPGFGKSSKPTEHPQYFTHSAKAVAGLLDALGIDKAHLVGNSLGGGTAVRFALDNPRRAGRLVLMGPGGLSTNLFAPDPTEGVKALGRFAAPPGPSKEKLAAFLRLMVFDPSLITDELVEERYANASTPESLAAMKAMGASFGGPDYEQGMLWRDAYQLRQRVLLIWGREDRVNPLDGALVALKTIPRAQLHVFGRCGHWAQLERFDEFNRLALDFLRGE; encoded by the coding sequence ATGACCGAGGGCAAGTACGCCGACGTCGGCGACGGCTTGCGGTTGCACTACCACGAGTCCGGGGCCGAGCACGCGGAAACCGTGGTGCTGCTGCACGGCGGCGGACCCGGCGCCTCGGCGTGGAGCAACTTCGGCCGCAACGTCCCGGTGTTCGCGAAGTCGTTCCGCGTCCTCGCGGTCGATCAGCCCGGGTTCGGGAAGTCCAGCAAGCCCACCGAGCACCCGCAGTACTTCACGCACAGTGCGAAGGCGGTCGCCGGACTGCTCGACGCGCTCGGGATCGACAAGGCCCACCTGGTCGGCAATTCGCTCGGCGGCGGCACCGCGGTGCGGTTCGCGTTGGACAACCCGCGCCGCGCCGGGCGGTTGGTGCTGATGGGCCCGGGCGGGCTGAGCACGAACCTGTTCGCGCCGGACCCGACCGAGGGGGTCAAGGCGCTCGGCCGGTTCGCCGCACCGCCCGGACCGAGCAAGGAAAAGCTTGCCGCGTTCCTGCGGTTGATGGTGTTCGATCCGTCGCTGATCACCGACGAGCTGGTCGAGGAGCGCTACGCCAACGCGAGTACACCCGAGTCGCTGGCGGCGATGAAGGCGATGGGCGCGTCCTTCGGCGGGCCGGACTATGAGCAGGGCATGCTCTGGCGCGACGCCTACCAGCTGCGGCAACGCGTGTTGCTGATCTGGGGCCGCGAAGACCGGGTGAACCCGCTCGACGGCGCGCTGGTGGCCTTGAAGACGATTCCGCGTGCGCAGTTGCACGTGTTCGGCCGGTGCGGGCACTGGGCCCAGCTGGAGCGCTTCGACGAGTTCAACCGACTGGCCCTGGATTTCCTGCGAGGTGAATGA
- the hsaC gene encoding iron-dependent extradiol dioxygenase HsaC, which yields MGIRSLAYLRIEATDMAAWREYGLKVLGMVEGKGAHPDALYLRMDDFPARLVIVPGEADRLAVAGWECANAAELDEVRARLDANGVPYKEGSAETLAERCVTELIGFDDPSGNTLEVFHGVALQHRRVVSPYGHRFVTGEQGLGHVVLSTHDDEAALRFYRDVLGFRLRDSMRLPPQMVGRPADGAPAWLRFFGCNPRHHSLAFLPMPTPSGIVHLMVEVENTDDVGLALDRAKRRNVPMSATLGRHVNDLMLSFYMKTPGGFDVEFGCEGRQVDDDAWIARESTAVSLWGHDFSVGMKQQ from the coding sequence ATGGGCATCCGATCGCTGGCCTACCTGCGTATCGAGGCGACCGACATGGCCGCCTGGCGCGAGTACGGCCTCAAGGTCCTCGGCATGGTCGAGGGCAAGGGCGCGCACCCGGACGCGCTGTACCTGCGCATGGACGACTTCCCGGCGCGGCTGGTGATCGTTCCGGGGGAGGCCGACCGGCTCGCCGTCGCCGGCTGGGAGTGCGCGAACGCGGCCGAGCTGGACGAGGTGCGGGCGAGGCTGGACGCGAACGGCGTGCCGTACAAGGAAGGCAGCGCCGAGACGCTCGCCGAGCGGTGCGTCACCGAGCTGATCGGCTTCGACGATCCGTCCGGCAACACCCTGGAGGTGTTCCACGGTGTCGCGTTGCAGCACCGGCGCGTGGTGAGCCCGTACGGGCACCGGTTCGTCACCGGCGAGCAGGGCCTCGGCCACGTCGTGCTGTCCACGCACGACGACGAAGCGGCGCTGCGGTTCTACCGCGACGTGCTCGGGTTCCGGCTGCGTGACTCGATGCGCCTGCCGCCGCAGATGGTCGGCCGCCCTGCCGACGGGGCGCCGGCGTGGCTGCGGTTCTTCGGCTGCAACCCGCGGCACCACAGCCTGGCGTTCCTGCCGATGCCGACGCCGAGCGGGATCGTGCACCTCATGGTCGAGGTGGAGAACACCGACGACGTCGGGCTGGCGCTGGACCGCGCGAAGCGGCGGAACGTGCCGATGTCGGCGACACTCGGGCGGCACGTCAATGACCTGATGCTGTCCTTCTACATGAAGACCCCCGGCGGGTTCGACGTCGAGTTCGGCTGCGAGGGCCGCCAGGTCGACGACGACGCGTGGATCGCGCGGGAGAGCACGGCGGTGAGCCTGTGGGGCCACGATTTCAGCGTGGGGATGAAGCAGCAGTGA
- the hsaB gene encoding 3-hydroxy-9,10-secoandrosta-1,3,5(10)-triene-9,17-dione monooxygenase reductase subunit, whose amino-acid sequence MTLAAIEPARFRQVLGHFATGVTIVTTLDGDTPAGFACQSFAALSLDPPLVLFCPARHSRTWPVIERSGRFAVNVLAEGQHRLSTVFGARGADKFATVEWEPAPSGSPVLEDALTWVDCAIETVFEAGDHFVVVGRVTALGEASNGRPLLFYRGQYTGAAPVKADVLSWAGPDDWV is encoded by the coding sequence GTGACGCTCGCCGCGATCGAACCCGCCCGCTTCCGCCAGGTGCTGGGGCACTTCGCCACCGGGGTCACGATCGTGACCACCCTGGACGGCGACACCCCCGCCGGGTTCGCGTGCCAGTCGTTCGCGGCGCTGTCGCTGGACCCGCCGCTGGTGCTGTTCTGCCCGGCCCGCCATTCCCGGACCTGGCCGGTGATCGAGCGCAGCGGCCGGTTCGCGGTGAACGTGCTGGCCGAGGGGCAGCACCGGCTCAGCACGGTGTTCGGCGCACGCGGGGCGGACAAGTTCGCCACCGTCGAGTGGGAGCCCGCGCCGTCCGGCTCCCCGGTGCTGGAGGACGCGCTGACCTGGGTGGACTGCGCGATCGAGACGGTGTTCGAGGCGGGCGACCACTTCGTCGTGGTCGGCCGGGTCACCGCGCTGGGCGAGGCGTCCAACGGGCGGCCGCTGCTGTTCTACCGCGGCCAGTATACCGGCGCGGCGCCGGTCAAGGCCGACGTGCTCAGCTGGGCCGGTCCGGACGACTGGGTGTGA
- a CDS encoding MFS transporter, whose protein sequence is MTTSSTMTARLDRLPVTRFHRLLIAVVGVATFFDLYDLFLASTVSTVLAKEFGVSGAETKPLLASAFLGAFVGSVALGRLADRIGRRRAFLLTLSVYSLFTLLGAFSTDVWMLVICRFIAGIGIGAELPLADAYLADLLPAHARGRATAWAYTIGFCGVPAAGFLARGLVGEAPLGIEGWRWLFVIGALGAAIVWAMRTGLPESPRWLIAQGRHDEAEKVIRRLEKSAGSLPEVPEAPHREEARPQRFSTLFRKPWRTRSLMLAAFQILQVFGYYGFGSLVPIILTAKGFDIAHSLTFSALSFLGYPIGSALSIPLMERVQRKWLIVAAAAGMAVFGLAFGFSTSGAAIVVLGFCYTAVSNVFSNAYHAYQAEIFPTSLRATAAGSSYSLSRLMTAAMPYLLLPLLEARGATAVFVVVALAMVLLILITAVFGPRTTGRSVDDIAAAEGAVTPSRPDRPS, encoded by the coding sequence ATGACCACCTCCTCGACGATGACCGCCCGGCTGGACCGGCTTCCGGTGACCCGCTTCCACCGCCTGCTGATCGCCGTCGTCGGGGTGGCGACGTTCTTCGACCTCTACGACCTCTTCCTGGCCAGCACCGTGAGCACGGTGCTGGCGAAGGAGTTCGGCGTGTCCGGCGCCGAGACCAAGCCGCTGCTCGCGTCGGCGTTCCTCGGGGCGTTCGTCGGCTCCGTCGCGCTCGGCAGGCTCGCCGACCGCATCGGGCGGCGGCGCGCGTTCCTGCTCACCCTCAGCGTCTACTCGCTGTTCACGCTGCTCGGCGCGTTCTCGACCGACGTGTGGATGCTGGTGATCTGCCGGTTCATCGCGGGGATCGGGATCGGCGCGGAACTGCCGCTGGCCGACGCCTATCTCGCCGACCTGCTGCCCGCGCACGCCCGCGGCAGGGCGACCGCCTGGGCCTACACCATCGGGTTCTGCGGCGTGCCCGCCGCGGGTTTCCTCGCGCGCGGACTGGTCGGCGAGGCACCGCTGGGCATCGAGGGCTGGCGCTGGCTGTTCGTGATCGGCGCTCTCGGTGCGGCCATCGTGTGGGCGATGCGGACCGGTTTGCCCGAATCGCCCCGATGGCTGATCGCTCAGGGACGCCACGACGAGGCCGAGAAAGTCATCCGGCGCCTGGAGAAGTCCGCGGGCAGCCTGCCCGAGGTCCCCGAAGCACCGCACCGGGAGGAGGCCCGGCCGCAACGTTTTTCGACCCTCTTCCGCAAGCCGTGGCGCACCCGCAGCCTGATGCTGGCCGCGTTCCAGATCCTGCAGGTGTTCGGCTACTACGGGTTCGGCTCGCTGGTGCCGATCATCCTCACCGCCAAGGGATTCGACATCGCGCACTCGCTGACTTTCAGCGCGCTGTCCTTCCTCGGCTACCCGATCGGCTCGGCGCTGTCGATCCCGCTCATGGAACGCGTCCAGCGCAAGTGGCTGATCGTCGCGGCCGCCGCGGGCATGGCGGTGTTCGGTCTCGCCTTCGGCTTCTCCACGAGCGGCGCCGCGATCGTGGTCCTCGGCTTCTGCTACACCGCCGTCAGCAACGTGTTCTCCAACGCCTACCACGCCTACCAGGCCGAGATCTTCCCGACGAGCCTGCGTGCGACCGCGGCGGGCTCGTCCTACTCGCTGTCCCGCCTGATGACGGCGGCGATGCCCTACCTGCTGCTGCCGCTGCTGGAGGCACGCGGCGCCACGGCCGTGTTCGTGGTCGTGGCGCTGGCGATGGTGCTGCTCATCCTGATCACCGCGGTGTTCGGCCCGCGCACCACCGGCCGCTCGGTCGACGACATCGCCGCCGCGGAAGGCGCGGTCACACCCAGTCGTCCGGACCGGCCCAGCTGA
- a CDS encoding RidA family protein: protein MSHEVVNPAGLSDPVPYGYSHLTRTPGGLVFVAGQYAADESGQLVSGDFAGQVRQSFANLRTALAAAGLDFSSVLRLGTFVVDHDTDKLAILGQQIEEIWGQRPPAQTLSGVARLALPGMLFEVDAIAA from the coding sequence ATGTCGCACGAGGTCGTCAACCCAGCCGGTCTGTCGGACCCGGTGCCCTACGGGTACAGCCACCTCACCCGCACGCCGGGCGGGCTGGTCTTCGTGGCCGGGCAGTACGCGGCCGACGAATCCGGACAGCTGGTCTCCGGCGACTTCGCCGGGCAGGTGCGGCAGTCGTTCGCCAACCTGCGCACCGCGCTCGCCGCGGCCGGCCTCGACTTCTCGTCGGTGCTGCGGCTGGGCACGTTCGTGGTCGACCACGACACCGACAAGCTGGCGATCCTCGGCCAGCAGATCGAGGAAATCTGGGGGCAGCGGCCGCCCGCCCAGACCCTGTCCGGCGTCGCCCGGCTCGCGCTTCCCGGAATGCTCTTCGAGGTCGACGCGATCGCGGCGTGA